The genome window GGGCCTTGTCGTAGGCGGCCTGCGCAGCGGGGCGTTCCGGCTCGCGGATCTGGTTCTTCTTCTTCTCCCAGCAGACGTCGACCGCCTTGCGGCACCATTCGGCGCTCTTGCGATGGGCACGGATCGGCTGGGCGGCGACTTCCACAAAGATCGGATTCGTGTGGACGCTGGGAAGGATCCGCACCGCCACCCAGCTCGACTTCTCGATCGGCACTTCGATCTGGAGCGGGCGCGTCGTCCCGTCCGCTTCGATCTCCTGGCGGGCGGCAACCTCGCCGTTGACGATGACTTCCACCGGGACCTTGCGCGTCCCTTCGATCCGGCACCGCTCGACATGCCAGTAGGGCTTGGCGTCGAGACGGGTCTGACGGATCCGCTCGGTCTCGCCGGTCGGGGTTTCTGCCAGAAGGGCCGCGACGTCGAAGGCGACCTCGACCTTGCCGGGCTCCTTCAGGTCGATCTGGCTCAGCTTTCCCTCCGGTCCCGGCTCGCCGAGATGGACCAACTGCTGATTCCCCGGTGCCGCTGACGGGGCCCGGAGCCGGAAGTCGAGGATGTGGCTCAGGCCGTCGGTGCAGTAGCTGCGGCCGTTCTTGAGCCCTTCGCACCACTGGTCGAACGTGAGCGAGCCGGTCTCCGGGCCTGCGGACGATGCCGACTCCCCTTTCGCCGCTTCCTTTGCGGCCGGCATCTTCACATAGATCCGGCCGAGGCCGACCTTGTCGCCGTAGATGCAGGGGAAGTCGGTCTCGCCGCTGATCCGCGGGCGGAGGCCGCAGTTGAGCGTGTGGTACCAGATGTTGAGCTCCCAGATCGCCGGCGTGTCGACGGCCGAGAGGAAGTCGCACGCCCCCGTCGCCGCCGTGACGATGTACTCGTTCGCCCCGATCCCGTCGAAGGGGGGCATGGCGTAGTCCGGGAGCTTGTCCGCGGCGTGCCCCTGCCATCCGGCGGGCGCTCCGCCCCAGGGCTGCTTCGGGAACTGCCGCTGGCCATCGGGCATGTAGTCCGGCAGGGCCAGTCCCCAGCCGCTGTGGCTGTAGCCGACGACGCCCCCCTGCTGCTGGCCCCACGTCAGGACCGGCTCCGTCCAGCTCGGCCACTGGCCGATCTCGGTCGTCCCCGGATAGTCGTCCTCCTTGAGCCGCAGGAGGCAGAGGTGTCCGGCGTGCGACGACGGAAAACCGCTCACCTCGACGTCGTACCGCATCAGGTAGTCGGGGCGCGAGAGGGCGTTCGTCTTTCCTTCGAAGAACTGCTTCTGCGTGTACCAGCACGGTCCCCATGACAGGACGCAGCCGACGTTGAGGTCTTCCCCCAGGATGTGCCGCATCATGTCGGCGGGCCCGACCCCTTCGGTCGGGCTGTCGTAGTGAGCGCAGCCGGCGGCGTGGACGTGGTGGTCTCCGGAGTAC of Planctomyces sp. SH-PL14 contains these proteins:
- a CDS encoding CehA/McbA family metallohydrolase, which produces MCSIHCPVRPVPVRRRGASLLGLAVLILLGGAGRLPADEPAPGPVDVERQPFVAATERLLQALVFIGSPLPGDDALRLNQAMQNADAKASVADIQKVLDRHCLAFVRINPESRVSAAEGPARKELIQQGWRTFLVKIHNEARITPELKVESPNAAPLYMRGKGSRERPLTVDKLVSPADVPNRFLDIDIYGKQPLKPALSGLECEYRIVQLYSRDFGRREATLSFHVGQGTQDLGFRSEIPILFECVPSVEVALGVRDHDGKPTTAAFVIRDTQNRVYPNPARRLAPDFFFHDQIYRADGESVHLPPGQYTATVSRGPEYRVETHKFTVPAGVVSHRQAFSLTRWIHPITRGWYSGDHHVHAAGCAHYDSPTEGVGPADMMRHILGEDLNVGCVLSWGPCWYTQKQFFEGKTNALSRPDYLMRYDVEVSGFPSSHAGHLCLLRLKEDDYPGTTEIGQWPSWTEPVLTWGQQQGGVVGYSHSGWGLALPDYMPDGQRQFPKQPWGGAPAGWQGHAADKLPDYAMPPFDGIGANEYIVTAATGACDFLSAVDTPAIWELNIWYHTLNCGLRPRISGETDFPCIYGDKVGLGRIYVKMPAAKEAAKGESASSAGPETGSLTFDQWCEGLKNGRSYCTDGLSHILDFRLRAPSAAPGNQQLVHLGEPGPEGKLSQIDLKEPGKVEVAFDVAALLAETPTGETERIRQTRLDAKPYWHVERCRIEGTRKVPVEVIVNGEVAARQEIEADGTTRPLQIEVPIEKSSWVAVRILPSVHTNPIFVEVAAQPIRAHRKSAEWCRKAVDVCWEKKKNQIREPERPAAQAAYDKARRYYDEVARAFD